Part of the Brevibacillus brevis genome is shown below.
CAAGATCCATTTGATCTGCCACATTTCCTTGATGATATCGATGGTTCCCGGCTTGTTCGGGATCGGCACACCCAGGAGCTGCAATGCGTGATTGGCCAGCTCGACGACTTGCGGAAACTTCGCGAGCCTCGTATACATGTGCAGCTGGATTTCGAGAATACGTACCCGCTCCATGTTCGTCTCCGCATGCTCCATGACGAGCGCAAACAGCTTTTCGGCCGTCTCGAAGTCATTGCACAAATACTCCGCTTCCGCCCTTGAGGTGTACAGCTCCACCGCCAACTGGCGGTTGGTTTCCCAGCCGTCCTCGCCGAGGACCTCTATCCCCTGCCGAAAAAATCTCAGAGCGACGTCGAAGGCTGTGGACAGCATGGCTCTTTGACCGGCCAGCAAATGACAGTGCGTCACCTGCATTCTTTCCGCCTGGTCGTCGATCAGCTCGATGCCTTCATACATGTGGTTGCATATTTCAAAAAGGAGCTCCGACTCATGGGAATGGGCCAGCTCCATCAGCTTTCTCCCCAGCTTGAGGTGAGCCATCTTGCGTTCGCCCTCCGACAGAAGCGAATAAGCCGCTTGCTGAATACGGTCGTGCAAAAACGTGAAATGCACTTTCGCATGGACAGCAGGATCGTCATCCTCCAGAGCGGCATACGCCAAATAGCTGTCTCCTTCCAGCGGATACAAGAGTCCCTCCTCTACCGCCGGCCATATGTGCCGTACCGCTTCCGATTCCTTTTGATTGCGGGCTTTGGCCACCATGTGCAAATAGAAGTGGTTCCCCAGACAGGCAGCATACGCCAAAAGCTTCTGGGTCAGCAGCGGAAGCAGCCGCATCCGTTCCACCAAAAAATCAGCGACATTTTCAGCCGCCTCCAGCCTTTCGATTTCTTCCATATCCCAAGTCCACTTGCCCTCATCCGTTTTCACCTTCATCAAGCCTTTGTCATACAGCGATTTCAAAAATTGACGGGTGTAAAACGGATTGCCTGCCGTCTTTCGGTGTACGATCAACGCCAACGGCTCCACGTCCATTGGCTCGGCCTGGAAGGAATCGGCCAGCCACCGGGTGATTTCATCGGCTGGCAGTGGAGGAAGCATCACTTGCCGTAAGATGCTGCTCCGGCTGCCTTGCTCGATCAATTCACGGATCAATGGATTGGCAGAGCTGGCCTCGTGATCCCGGTACGCGCACAGGAGCAGAAAGTGGCTGACCTGCAAATCGCTGATCATCTCCTGGACGAGAAACAGCGAGGATGGATCGGCCCACTGCAGGTCGTCCAAAAACAGAACCAGCGGATGCTCAGGCTTCGCCCAAATACGGACGAACCGTTGCATGACGATTTGAAAGCGGTTTTTGGCTTCCATGGCGGGGACTTCGGGCAGCGGCGGCTGCTTGCCGATGACCGCCTCCAATTGCGGAATGACATCCACGATCACCTGGCCCATCCCCTGCATGGCTTCCAGGATCGTCTCCCGCCACATGTACAGCTCCCGTTCATTCCCCGCAAGGATTTGCCGGATCAGCTCCTGAAAGGCCATCAGGATGGCGGAGTACGGTACGCTTTTCTTAAACGGGTCGAACTTCCCGGAGATCAACCTCCCTTTTCCTTGCAAAAACGTTTTTTGCGCCTCCCGCACCAAGGCCGACTTGCCTACTCCCGCACTGCCGCTGAGCATTACCAGCCGCGTGGCGCCATGACTGATCTGCTCGAACGATTCCGTCAGCAGTTCCATCTCCGCATCGCGTCCGTACAGCTTTTCGGATAGGTACAGCTGGTCCGTACGATCTTGCTTCCCCAGCGGAAACGGCTTGATATCTCCGCTTGCCTGCAATTGTGCCAGGCATTGCTGAAGGTCAGCGATGAGCCCCGCACTGCTCAGATAGCGATCTTCTACGTTTTTGGATAAGCACTTAAGCACGAGATCGGACAAAACGGGAGGAATGGAAGGGTGAATCTGGCTCGGGGGAGTGGGCTTTCGCGCCATATGGGCATGGACGAGCTCCAAGGCGTCAGTCGAGAGGAACGGAGGTCTTCCTGTCAGCAACTCGTAGACCGTGACCCCAAACGAATAGAAATCCGAACGGTAATCGACGGTCCTGTTCATTCTCCCTGTTTGCTCAGGCGATATGTAACGCAAATTTCCTTGCCACTCTTTCGGATTCAAAACGCTCTGGTACTCCTGGTGAAGTCTGGTCGACAAGCCGAAGTTGATCAGCTTGACTTCCAGCGTGTCCGGATGAACCATAATATGTGCTGGGTTGATGTCTTTATGGACGACGCGATTTTGATGGATCGCACTCATGCCCTGGGCCGCATTCAGGGCGATGGTGAGCTTCTCCCTCAGCGTCATTTCCCGACTTTTCATCAAAATGGAGAGCGGCAAGCCGCCGTAATCTTTCGTAATCAGCAGTGTCTCCCTATCGTCCTGGTAGAGCTCCACTACTGATTCGACCGCACCCGAGTGGATCGACTCCAATATGCGATACTCGTGCTTGAGCATCCATATCGAATCGTTGCGCGGGAGTCCTTTCTGCGGTGTTTTGATGATTACAGGCAATTGGTCTGCCAATCTGATTGCACGATAGATGCCCCTATTTGCAAAATGCGAGATTTTTTCCGTTATCCTGTAACCGGGAACCGCTAGCTTGCCGCTCATATCTTTCACTCCATTTGGATAGGCCTTTGGTCTTGTCTTTGTATTGTTCGCCGCTTTGGAATCATCTATATTTATATTATATTCTGACATAAAGAGTCTATATCGAAATGGCAAATGGGAGGAAAATAATGTCAAGTTTAAGCCGTTCTGTCAGCAATCCCCACACAGGGGAGACCGTTACCTTTCTGAAAACGACCGAAGAGACAAATGGGGAATATTTGCTCTTCCGTACAGATCTTCCACCCAAGGAGGGGATTTTCCTTCACTATCATACCGAATTGGTAGAAACGTTTGAAGGGATTACCGGAAATTTGGAATTAACTGTCGATGGAAAGAAGACCACGCTGAAGCCGGGAGATAAAGCCGTCGTTCCATTGGACAAGGTTCACCGTTTTTACAATCCATCCGACCAATTTGTCAGCTTCAACATCGAGATCAGGCCAGCCGCTAGATTCGAGGCGTTTGTGCGGTGCGGATACGGCCTGGATACAGACGGCCGCAGCTTTTACATGCCTTTCCTGAAACAGTACGTCCCGAAAAACCCCCTGCTGCTGGGTACCATCTTCGAGATGGGGGCCTTTTACCTTCCTTTCTTGCCGCTTTCCCTGCAAAAATGGATATTTGGCGCATTGGCCAAGCTCTCCGCACGGACAGGTGCAGCGAAGTCCCTGGAA
Proteins encoded:
- a CDS encoding cupin domain-containing protein, whose protein sequence is MSSLSRSVSNPHTGETVTFLKTTEETNGEYLLFRTDLPPKEGIFLHYHTELVETFEGITGNLELTVDGKKTTLKPGDKAVVPLDKVHRFYNPSDQFVSFNIEIRPAARFEAFVRCGYGLDTDGRSFYMPFLKQYVPKNPLLLGTIFEMGAFYLPFLPLSLQKWIFGALAKLSARTGAAKSLEKYYIPSDQEKKISV